AAAGGGCGGGGTAAAAAAGCGGCGTCTGATAACGCTGCGTATCAGGCTCTCTCGCCCAAGGCGCTGGAGCAGAAAATCCGCGAACTGGAAAGCCAGATGTTGTCACATGCGCAGAATCTGGAGTTTGAGGAGGCCGCGCGCCTGCGCGATGACATCCACGCGCTGCGTGAGCAGTTTATTGCGCTATCGTAAGGTGCGCCCCACCGCTACGGTGGGGCCGCCTGGGCATGACCGTAAAGGCAGGGATAACCGCACGCCTTGGCGGTGGTGTGTTACGGCCAGCCTGTGTGGCACCGCATTGCTTATCTGTCTGCACTGATAAACCACCGTGATTGCCTTTTTATAATTAATCTCTTAATTATAAAATTAACAGGCTATGGTAAATATGCGCATGGTACTTTCTTTTCGGCAGGTGAAAATTATCAGTGTGTTATCAAGTGGCGTTTTTTTATGTTACTGCTACGCTTAATTAGCGTCAGTTGTGGAGATATTTTTATCTGTATTTATTAAATGAATGTCATGAAAAGCGATTGTTCGACCAGTATTTGATTAGCCCTAAAATAATTCGCGCCAGATAAAATGTCGGGCGTGTGTCATTACATCATGCTGTCGGAAAATAAAATCATGAATGCTGATTCTTTGTTGTCTGAGCAGAATGGTTCGAATGATAATGGTATTATCAGAACCGTCATCGGTCAGTACGCGAATAAAGGTATTGTTCAGGTTACATCAGCCAGCCCTCTATTGATTCAGTTTTATGACATTCAATTAAAACTGGCCGGTATTACACCGGGGCTTTATCCTGCGTTCAGCCAACAGTGGAATAACAGTAAACTGCACAAGAATTTTACGGCCACGCTGGCGCTGGGAAATAGCCTGTCGGCATTTCAAATTCAAAGCATTACCAGCCTTAACTCCTCGGACGGCAAGAATTTCACTGCCAATGCCATTGGTTCATTACCGGTATCGGCGACCAACGTCACGCAAACACTGGGGATTTTTGATAATGCCGGTAATCCGGTAGGTACGGTACAATACAAAAAGCATTATATTGATGCCGCCGACTGCCTGATTCAGGCCAGCGGCATTTTTCCTGACAGCCTTATCAACTCGGCTTATCCTGTCACCATTATTTATACGTTCTCTCAAACCATAGCGGGACAAACAGTTTATGGCATAGAAATTGTTACTACGCAGAGTTATCCGAAGAAAATAATCAACGACTCGCCGACGGATATTAATCACAACTCACAGATAAAAATATGTTTAACACGTAACGATGGGGATTGTGATTATTGGCATAACTATGATGGTAATGTCAGCTTGCCAATCAAAGGAAGTATTACCTATTTTGGTAATATTGATGTGCAAAATGGTATGCCGGTCAATGCCTATAGCTCGATTTATATCATTCGCCAGAGTCAGGGGGGAAGCCCGATTAAGCCCTCGGGCAGTTTTAATTTTTTCACTAACGCGGGTACGCGTATTAACGGCAGCCAATTAAGCTGGGATCTCAACTGGCTGGACTTTTCACCACCGGATTTCACCTCAGGTGAGCGTGTCTATTACGTATTTAAAGTCACCTTGCAAATTGCAGGGCAAAGCGTGGCCTGTTTTATTACCAATGCCCCGGACAATGTATTACCCAGTCCGCCGATGTTAAATACGCTAAAAATAAAACCGATGCAGATTGTGTATGGCTGTCTGGGCAAAGACACCCGCATCCTGATGCAAGATGCGACGGAAAAAGCGTTGGGTGAAATACGCACCGGGGAATGGGTGTATGGACGAGATGGCCGAAGATTACGGGTTGAAAACGTCACCACCGGCCATGAAACGCAGTATCTCGATATCACGGTCAACCACCCGGATCACCCGTTGCAGACGATAACCACCAGCTACGGTCATCCGTTTTATACCTCGACGGGGGTGAAGCTGGCCCGTGAGCTGACGCTGGCTGACCGGTTAATTGGGCGCAGTGGTGAATGCCCTATCATCACCATTACCGAACAGCACCAGCCTATCGCGGTGTATAACCTGCATCTTTCTACCGATGATCCGGCCCGCGATCTGGGTGGCAATCACGGCACGATGTATGCCAACGGTCTGCTGGTGGGCGATAGCCTCGCCCAGCAGCAGTATGAACAGGCCTATAAACGCCGGCCAGTCAATGTGCTCGGTCAACTGCCACCCGAGTGGCAGCAGGACTACCGCAATTATATGGCGACACGCGCAACCGTTATTCAGCCGTAGCCGCTAATGGTCGCGCAGTCGCGTGAGGCAGACTATGTATCAGGGTTATCCCGATTTTCAGCACCTGTTCAGTGATGGTCAGCATCGCCTGATAGCGGCCTGGCAGCAGGAGGCGTTGTATTACCTCTATCCCGACTCGGCGGCGATTTTGGCACAAGATCCGCTGGCATTTTCCCTGACGATCATTCGCAGCCAAAGCAGCGGCACAATCTATGGCACACTGGATTTCACCACCGAGCTGCAATTTGCCCGCGATGCGGCGCTGGCGGCATTTAACCAGCAGCATCCGGGAGCGGCGATCCACAGCCTGCCGGTGACGCCCTATAAACTCAGCTTCAGTGCGCCGTTGCACCCGGACTCGATGCTGACCGACCAGGCGTTTGA
This sequence is a window from Dickeya aquatica. Protein-coding genes within it:
- a CDS encoding Hint domain-containing protein, with protein sequence MNADSLLSEQNGSNDNGIIRTVIGQYANKGIVQVTSASPLLIQFYDIQLKLAGITPGLYPAFSQQWNNSKLHKNFTATLALGNSLSAFQIQSITSLNSSDGKNFTANAIGSLPVSATNVTQTLGIFDNAGNPVGTVQYKKHYIDAADCLIQASGIFPDSLINSAYPVTIIYTFSQTIAGQTVYGIEIVTTQSYPKKIINDSPTDINHNSQIKICLTRNDGDCDYWHNYDGNVSLPIKGSITYFGNIDVQNGMPVNAYSSIYIIRQSQGGSPIKPSGSFNFFTNAGTRINGSQLSWDLNWLDFSPPDFTSGERVYYVFKVTLQIAGQSVACFITNAPDNVLPSPPMLNTLKIKPMQIVYGCLGKDTRILMQDATEKALGEIRTGEWVYGRDGRRLRVENVTTGHETQYLDITVNHPDHPLQTITTSYGHPFYTSTGVKLARELTLADRLIGRSGECPIITITEQHQPIAVYNLHLSTDDPARDLGGNHGTMYANGLLVGDSLAQQQYEQAYKRRPVNVLGQLPPEWQQDYRNYMATRATVIQP